From Quercus lobata isolate SW786 chromosome 11, ValleyOak3.0 Primary Assembly, whole genome shotgun sequence:
TGCAGGAATATTCAACCATTTTGACTTTAGATATCCTGAATGGTTCTTGCTTCATTTTTACTACTTTTCTTATTTGAGTTGATTACTTATCACAGAAGCATAACTtgcttggagagagagagagagcatgaaTGGATATAGTGCTATTTCCTAAGAAAAAACATAGAAATAACCGCAACACTGTTGAGTGTTGGATGTGAAGTGTATTTGCAATATTcgataaaagaagaaaacagaTATTTCTCCACTGCAGAACAAGCATTCGTTTGTTAATCCAACCTTGTACGGAGAACAATGCAGTGGATATTTTGAaaagaaaccccaaaaaaaaaaaaaaaaaaaaaaaaaaaaaaaaaaactagaactGTATATACAGAGATGGAATTTCAGAACATGTTAGTCGTcatttctcttcaaaaaaaacacatatacaGAGTATATGTTGAAAAAGAGAAACTTTGTGTGATGTTGAATGAGTTTCTTGTACAATATTTACATGGCAAATAAATTAAATGCTTCAACTTCAACTCGCTTCTTCAAGTAAAGATCTATTAATAAAGGTGGTCCTGTGGAGCATGAATTCATTCACAAATAATCTATGAATCCACATAAGCTCGCACGACATCCACTATTGGAGCTCGACATATTGGACACTTTCCACTACCCCATTGCAATTCATGAGCACATTTGAGACAAGTGCACATGTGTCCACATCTGAAAGATATGAAAAATGACATATCAGAATATAAGTACTGAAAACATTGacaatatcaaaatgaaaaaatatatattcttcaAAGGGAACCTTTGCTTCAAAAGGAAGTACCTGTATAAAAGTGAGTCGATTTGCTTTTCATAGCAAATACAACAATTGCCTTTCTTTGGTACCCCATCATAGGACTTCTTCCCCTCCCCCTGAGCTGTAAGAATGATTTCATATGCTATTGTTTATGAGGACCTTAATGAATTAGGGACAGAAAATAcgagagagaggcagagagagaCGCAAAAAATTTATGCAGTTAATCATTGTTTAGCTTCTGGTTGCATGCATTACAAAagtaatttcactttttttcaaaaagaaaacagaacaaAGATGATAAAGAAAGAGCAAAATAGTAAAGTTGGGTCTGATTAGTGCTTTAAATAACACTCTCTTGGAATATAACATGACACTCATTTCCAAAGGCATGTGTTTAGCTTGAGATTAGTATGAGTTTAGAACATGTGATTGTTTTCCTAACCATGTGATTATGTCCAGCATATTTGGTAGTAGTTTAAAACCATGTCTTCATGCTTGTCTTTGGCATTGACATCCTTATGGTGTATCTCTTGTTATGACCCTGCTGTTACTAGGGTAACAAGGAAGGCACCAAAATCTCCTCCATGGTTGATTTAAACATGTGATATGGATTTCAATTTTACTTTAGAGGGAAGAACACAAACCTGAATGAGACTCCTGCTTAGAGGATTGTTGCAACATCATCTGCATGTCCATGCAGCTCTTGATTGATTTTCTTAGCTCAGACATCTCATGATAGAGTTGCTCCATTTGGCCTCTCATATCATATATGAGTTCCATTTCCTGCAAGACCAGCAGCATTATTTCATTGGCAGAAACGCAAGGAATTTATATTGAGATAACCAATAGGGTATAAAGTAAAACTCACAATGGAATTAGGATTTGTGGCGGAAGAGTTTTGCTGACTATCCTGATAGTAAGGTTGAGACAGTAAATGTTGGCGTGGAGATGTGGATGTAACTTGATCAGAATCATCACCAACTTGATTATCCTGATAACTCCATGACCCTAATGGATATGGTGAAGCTATTTGCGTTGATGATGAGGATTCATCAAAGTAATCGCCAGCTTCATGACACTGACCACTGATTAGGCTCTCCTCTCCTTCCTCTGCCACATCTCTgtcttcctcctcctcttcttctactacttcttcttcttgactGCCTGATGGATCTGTAAAACTATGTAAGAAAGACATGAATTGGTCCATTCCCTCCTGGCTGCCATTCtcatcttctctttcttctagATGCACCTGTCTATCTAAGTGAGATACCATCAATCTGTCAATTCTCTCTCTGAAATCACTAGTGAGAAAACTTGATACTGTTCTTCTGCatacataaaattgaaaaatcaaatgattGAAATGtggaattatttttgtaaaatttaacaTACACAGCATAGTTCATGCTTCACTAGTCGTTGTCAATAGTACCTAACCTCACATTTGCATTGGGGACAAGCTCACTCATCCCCCAACCACCCTAAAAAATATAGCATCCACTGATGGAATTTTGATGTTGTTTTTGTATCCACCCTTGGTGAATGATAGACTAAGTTTTTTAGATGCAGTACTAATTAAAATCCCTAATATAGCAAAACAAGCATTGAACAaatgttcttttatttatttttgttatgttatTGTTCAATAGATCCAATGAAGCAGGCCTTATATATTAAATACAAAAGGGCAGCATCATTCCATTTGGTctcttcaaattttatattaaatggtTTCCCATGATATCAGAAATTGATTCTATTTCAGTTATTCATGATTTTGTAGTTTGTTCAAGCTTAAATGCCAGGagtaggaaagaaaagaagataacGGGAGGAAATGGATTGTGGGAACAAAACCACATATACCTTTCAAGGAGTTGACATATCTCCCCATTGCCTGAGTTATTAAGCACCTCCTCATACCGTTCTTGTCTGCAATGTTCCCAATAACTCCGTGGGCGAGCAATGTCATTAATCCAGTCGTAACTGGTGTCTGCATAATCATGGTCAATGACCTCCACTTCTTCTGCTATCTCATTCTCAGCCCAAAACCTAAAGGATGCAGTTCTATCTGCAAATTCTTCTGGGTCAAGATTTCTAAACTCAGAGCTTGTTCCTTGCAATGTCACATCTGAACTTCTGGCTTCTTCATGAACATCTTCCTTTATGTGTGACATTGAGTTCtctaattggtgtgtactatgcTGCTCAGTTATATTAACTTCCTGATTATGAAAGTGGTTACTTGGCTGATTGAAGGTGGAAGAACCGTTCAAACAAACTTCATTGTTTACTATCTTCTGACGAGGGCTTCTTGGATAAGCCGAATCATTCTGGGCAGTTGTGACCTGCTCAACACCTGTGCTAAGTCTCTCCCTACAAGAACTGTCCAAATGAACTTCATTGCGTACTGTCTCCCGAGGAGGACTTCTTGGCTGATTGAAGGCGGAAGAACTGTTCAAATAAACTTCATTGTTTACTATCTTCTGACGAGGGCTTCTTGGATAAGCCAAATCATTCAGGGCTGTTGTGACCTGCTCAACACCTGTGCTAAGTCTCTCCCTACAAGAACTGTCCAAATGAACTTCATTGCGTACTGTCTCCCGAGGAGGACTTCTTGGCTGATTGAAGGTGGAAGAACTGTTCAAATAAACTTCATTGTTTACTATCTTCTGACGAGGGCTTCTTGGATAAGCCAAATCATTCAGGGCTGTTGTGACCTGCTCAACACCTGTGCTAAGTCTCTCCCTACAAGAACTGTCCAAATGAACTTCATTGCGTACTGTCTCCCGATGAGGACTTCTTGGATAAGTTGAATCATTCTGGGCTGTTGTGACCTGCTCATCACTTGTGCTAGGTCTTTCCCTGCAAGAACTGTCCAAATGAGCTGCATTCTTTACCATCTCCAGACGTGGGCTTCTTGGATAAGTGGCATCATTCTGGGCTGTTGTGACCTGCTCTACACCTGTGCTAAATCTCTCTCTGCATTTAATTGAGATTCCATTTCCAAAACCAAACGAATTAAATGTTGTGGATTTAACATGGCAGAAAATTTCTGAGATTCAAATAACATACAAATTGCCAAATTATTTTCAGTATTTAAGGTTCAAGTTCACATTAAATGTTGCAGGGATAGCTTGGGACAAATAGAATGATAATGATGACAACTTATTCTTCAAATTCTTAAACAGAAAAATAGAAGTATTCCATTATcataatttgaaatctaaccaaTTTCATCAATTCTAGATTTCTTCTCCCTGATCATAAAAATATCAACTCTAAATTTACTACTATATTAAACAATTTccatatcaaaattatttttgtttgaattatATGCATAGGCACTATACATGGCCTAAACTGCAACAATTTATTTCCATTACTTCTATATTGTTTTGCCTTGCAAAGCTCACGGCATTACATGTGACATGAAGATATAAATATCATCATCAGCAGCCATTTACGCTTGTAAAATCTGACCTAGGGACTGGATAAAATCTATGACTCATTAACTAAAATGCAGAATGTTTATACACAAATGTTTCAAAGTGGTGGTATGAGCACTAGTTGTTTGGCTAATATGAGCACCAAATGATGAGTGTTACTTTACAAATCAACTAGTTAAGTATTATGTAATTACAACTAATTGGGGTTAGAGAAGATGTAACTAAGCTTCATTCTGGTTGTTAACCTTGCCCAACCATCCTTTTATCGGTCAGCAAGAggctattttacaaaaaaattgggTACTAAGTATGATGCAGGCAGAATTAATCTATAGccaaacaaattctaaatgtgGCACATTTTTTGGTTTCCAAAATGTTAAATTCagaaaaattcttgaaattttccCCTTTCCTTCTTTGGGATTTTTTGATTTGGAAATCCCCTGTACAGAACAAGAAGATGAATGCCAAGTCGAAATATAATTAGCAACTTGAAGTTTTTGGGATATTGCTTGAGTCCAGATCACAACAGAAACCTAACAATCATATATGCTCTTTTAAAGTTCTTGTTCCCTTTCTactcttctacttttttttttctttcttaaagtgaAAACTTCATTAAACTTGCCTATCATTGGTTTCACCCAACTGATTGCTTTTAATGAGCATTTTATCTTAAGCATAGCTTTAAAACATTCAAACGGATTAtaccaaacaaaattaaagaagggAGATACAGAACAAATGCATGTGGAACTAGATTAACATGTTCCAACTAATTGATTTAAATGACCCTCCCCCCTTTGTACGACATTGAAACCAAACAACATGACACATTCCTATTGTGTTCCACATACCAAAGAAAACCATGTTGTAAACCTTCCAACAAAACAAGTATTACTAATCTTCTTTTAGAATTGGGACTAATGACTAAACCTATAATCATAAATGTTCTCAAAACAATTCCATCACATGCACAGTTCTAAattctgaatgaatttaatgcAACATGTcaataaagaaaatatcataCCTTAGATGCATGATGTTAGATCCTTGTGGTAATTTGTTCACTTCAGATACTGTTGGTTGCGGGTGTGGTTGATCTTGAATTGCAATGCCCCGTTGAAGTAATCTAAGTCGAATCAATGACTACAAACAAGCATAATACAAAGTAAATTTGTGTTTCCTAATggtaagaaataaatttattactatattGTATAAACCAAGAAGGAGTTCCAGCAAATGAATTAAGTACTTAACCTGAATGCGGCCTCTTTGTGTGAATCTAGAAACTGCTCGTCGCTCAGCCAATGTGTCTATCTCCCTTTGCCTGTCACGTTCCAATTGCATAAGCAAATCCGTGAATGCTTGACGCCCTCTGATCCGGGGTGAAAAAACCTGAGGCAAAACTTTATAATCAAATGGATCCCAATAAGAACATTCCCGCTCTCTAAATGGCGATCCAAGCATGCTATACTGCTCGTGATCATTGTCATCGCCACAAGATGAGGACCTGGGGCTCTGCATTTGTGTTGCAGCTGTTAACCTCTTAATGATATCCACTATTCTAACCTTCTCACTCTCTCCTTCTGAACTACAGCCTTGTGACGAAGAAGGCGGATTATTTGGAGATGTTCTACCTGACTCCCAATCAGGAAAGGGGTCATCATTAGGCTGAGCATCATATTTTTCTTCAACAACAGATTCCCCTGCTTCAGCTGATGATTCTTGAACAGGGAAACCATTTTCAACACTGCTGTTTTCAGAATTAGACCTTGATTTCATACTGTTGGAATTGGTAAGCCTCTTCTCCCATATCTGAACAAGGGAAGAAGCCCCGAGGTTTGGAATTTCGACAGAACCAACCGGTGGATCCTGGGAGCCTTCCTCCCTCCTAAAACTTGATTCCCCTGATGACATGATtggaaaatttgataattcCGAGAGCTCTGCCTCCTGCCTCTGTTTGTCAAATGTTGATACAATCTCTTGTTCTGTTCGGGCAGTCCATCTTTCAATACTTTGCATCAGCTTCGGGCTCATTATTGAGGACTTTTTCCCATCATTGGGACTATGATTACTGCTCCTCTCTCCATTGCCAATCCAAGATTCAACAATATTATCATTTTGAGCCCCCGGGTTCTCATCTGATACAGAGCCCGAAGATATTCCAATGCACGAATGGAGGCGACCCGTCACCAAGTGCTTGAGGTTTTTTCGGAAAGTTAGCTCGATTACCGTTTTCTCTGTACCGATCATGCCTGCCATTGTCCCTTAGAACGCAACCAAAAGGCGCAGAGGAAGCGTATTCAACTTCAGAGGatgccattttttttccttctgaaATTGAATTCAGAGTCTGGATTCTTAATCAATCATTTTCAATTGACATGAATCCAAAACTAGACAAACCCATTTCATGAAAAATGGTTGGAAAACGCAAAAACCAACCTCACAATCTTTGTCACCTCACAGAAGAGAGGGAGGGACAGAGGGAGGGGTTCATCTTAGACGAAAACAGAGGAGCTGTTTAaagcatatatattgttaaccACAAGCTTGATACTCGTATACAATTTGGCTATATTTAGAAACG
This genomic window contains:
- the LOC115968938 gene encoding uncharacterized protein LOC115968938 isoform X1; translated protein: MAGMIGTEKTVIELTFRKNLKHLVTGRLHSCIGISSGSVSDENPGAQNDNIVESWIGNGERSSNHSPNDGKKSSIMSPKLMQSIERWTARTEQEIVSTFDKQRQEAELSELSNFPIMSSGESSFRREEGSQDPPVGSVEIPNLGASSLVQIWEKRLTNSNSMKSRSNSENSSVENGFPVQESSAEAGESVVEEKYDAQPNDDPFPDWESGRTSPNNPPSSSQGCSSEGESEKVRIVDIIKRLTAATQMQSPRSSSCGDDNDHEQYSMLGSPFRERECSYWDPFDYKVLPQVFSPRIRGRQAFTDLLMQLERDRQREIDTLAERRAVSRFTQRGRIQSLIRLRLLQRGIAIQDQPHPQPTVSEVNKLPQGSNIMHLRERFSTGVEQVTTAQNDATYPRSPRLEMVKNAAHLDSSCRERPSTSDEQVTTAQNDSTYPRSPHRETVRNEVHLDSSCRERLSTGVEQVTTALNDLAYPRSPRQKIVNNEVYLNSSSTFNQPRSPPRETVRNEVHLDSSCRERLSTGVEQVTTALNDLAYPRSPRQKIVNNEVYLNSSSAFNQPRSPPRETVRNEVHLDSSCRERLSTGVEQVTTAQNDSAYPRSPRQKIVNNEVCLNGSSTFNQPSNHFHNQEVNITEQHSTHQLENSMSHIKEDVHEEARSSDVTLQGTSSEFRNLDPEEFADRTASFRFWAENEIAEEVEVIDHDYADTSYDWINDIARPRSYWEHCRQERYEEVLNNSGNGEICQLLERRTVSSFLTSDFRERIDRLMVSHLDRQVHLEEREDENGSQEGMDQFMSFLHSFTDPSGSQEEEVVEEEEEEDRDVAEEGEESLISGQCHEAGDYFDESSSSTQIASPYPLGSWSYQDNQVGDDSDQVTSTSPRQHLLSQPYYQDSQQNSSATNPNSIEMELIYDMRGQMEQLYHEMSELRKSIKSCMDMQMMLQQSSKQESHSAQGEGKKSYDGVPKKGNCCICYEKQIDSLLYRCGHMCTCLKCAHELQWGSGKCPICRAPIVDVVRAYVDS
- the LOC115968938 gene encoding uncharacterized protein LOC115968938 isoform X2, which translates into the protein MAGMIGTEKTVIELTFRKNLKHLVTGRLHSCIGISSGSVSDENPGAQNDNIVESWIGNGERSSNHSPNDGKKSSIMSPKLMQSIERWTARTEQEIVSTFDKQRQEAELSELSNFPIMSSGESSFRREEGSQDPPVGSVEIPNLGASSLVQIWEKRLTNSNSMKSRSNSENSSVENGFPVQESSAEAGESVVEEKYDAQPNDDPFPDWESGRTSPNNPPSSSQGCSSEGESEKVRIVDIIKRLTAATQMQSPRSSSCGDDNDHEQYSMLGSPFRERECSYWDPFDYKVLPQVFSPRIRGRQAFTDLLMQLERDRQREIDTLAERRAVSRFTQRGRIQSLIRLRLLQRGIAIQDQPHPQPTVSEVNKLPQGSNIMHLRERFSTGVEQVTTAQNDATYPRSPRLEMVKNAAHLDSSCRERPSTSDEQVTTAQNDSTYPRSPPRETVRNEVHLDSSCRERLSTGVEQVTTALNDLAYPRSPRQKIVNNEVYLNSSSAFNQPRSPPRETVRNEVHLDSSCRERLSTGVEQVTTAQNDSAYPRSPRQKIVNNEVCLNGSSTFNQPSNHFHNQEVNITEQHSTHQLENSMSHIKEDVHEEARSSDVTLQGTSSEFRNLDPEEFADRTASFRFWAENEIAEEVEVIDHDYADTSYDWINDIARPRSYWEHCRQERYEEVLNNSGNGEICQLLERRTVSSFLTSDFRERIDRLMVSHLDRQVHLEEREDENGSQEGMDQFMSFLHSFTDPSGSQEEEVVEEEEEEDRDVAEEGEESLISGQCHEAGDYFDESSSSTQIASPYPLGSWSYQDNQVGDDSDQVTSTSPRQHLLSQPYYQDSQQNSSATNPNSIEMELIYDMRGQMEQLYHEMSELRKSIKSCMDMQMMLQQSSKQESHSAQGEGKKSYDGVPKKGNCCICYEKQIDSLLYRCGHMCTCLKCAHELQWGSGKCPICRAPIVDVVRAYVDS